From Candidatus Schekmanbacteria bacterium, a single genomic window includes:
- the ilvB gene encoding biosynthetic-type acetolactate synthase large subunit: protein MKKGSEIIVECLERENVKHIFGLPGAVLCDVYDVLHDSPIDFIICRHEQAAAHAADGYARVSGKTGVCMVTSGPGATNIVTGLATAYMDSIPMVAFTGQVPTTMIGDDAFQEADIAGITRTITKHNYLVNDIKDLARIIREAFYIASTGRPGPVLVDLPKDIIHSKTKFEYPEKVSIRGYNPNLKGHPKQIEKIAVKLSEAKRPVIYMGGGVILSNASREVEELAHMLNIPVTSTLMGLGGFPSNDKLFLGMLGMHGTYWANMATNNSDLIIALGARFDDRVTGRIDKFAPDATVVHIDIDPSAISKNITVDIPVVGDVKEVLKHLNEEVKKRIKSKPKRTEWFKEIEKWKAKHPLLYGDGKKGYLKPQWVIEKISELADDSAIITTDVGQHQMWTAQYFKFKKPRTWLTSGGLGTMGYGLPAAIGAKMANPKSIVVNISGDGSFQMNCQEIATAKTYGVPFISIVLNNNSYGMVRQYQTIFYKKRYYATDLDFNPDFVKLAESLGAEGYYVDDEKKFIDIFKKSLKSKLPVVIEVKIEKDEKVFPMVPAGGSVKDILVD from the coding sequence TTGAAGAAAGGTTCTGAAATAATTGTAGAGTGCCTTGAAAGGGAGAATGTAAAGCATATTTTTGGACTTCCCGGAGCCGTGTTATGCGACGTGTACGATGTATTGCATGATTCTCCTATCGATTTTATCATTTGCAGACATGAACAAGCCGCGGCGCATGCAGCCGACGGTTATGCTCGCGTTTCAGGAAAGACAGGTGTATGTATGGTAACTTCAGGGCCGGGAGCCACTAATATAGTAACTGGTTTGGCAACGGCTTATATGGATTCTATACCGATGGTTGCTTTTACAGGGCAAGTTCCTACAACTATGATAGGCGATGATGCTTTTCAAGAAGCAGACATTGCAGGTATAACGAGAACAATTACAAAGCATAATTATCTCGTAAATGATATTAAGGACCTTGCAAGGATTATAAGGGAAGCCTTTTATATTGCCTCAACAGGAAGGCCTGGTCCGGTTTTGGTTGACCTTCCAAAGGATATTATACATTCAAAAACTAAATTTGAATATCCTGAAAAGGTTTCCATAAGAGGTTATAATCCAAATCTTAAGGGGCATCCAAAGCAGATTGAAAAGATTGCAGTAAAGCTTTCCGAGGCGAAAAGGCCTGTAATCTATATGGGTGGTGGAGTAATCTTGTCAAATGCAAGTAGAGAAGTTGAAGAGTTGGCACATATGCTCAATATTCCTGTAACTTCTACTCTTATGGGATTGGGTGGATTCCCTTCAAATGACAAGTTGTTTCTCGGAATGCTTGGAATGCATGGCACCTATTGGGCAAATATGGCGACAAATAATTCAGACCTGATTATTGCTTTGGGAGCAAGGTTTGATGACCGTGTTACGGGCAGGATTGATAAATTTGCACCTGATGCCACAGTTGTTCATATTGATATTGACCCCTCTGCAATAAGTAAAAATATCACGGTAGATATCCCGGTTGTAGGCGATGTTAAAGAGGTCCTGAAGCATCTGAACGAAGAAGTTAAAAAGAGGATTAAATCGAAACCCAAAAGGACTGAATGGTTCAAAGAGATTGAAAAATGGAAGGCGAAGCATCCCTTGCTCTATGGTGATGGAAAAAAAGGGTATTTGAAACCGCAATGGGTGATAGAAAAAATATCGGAATTGGCAGATGACAGTGCAATAATAACGACTGATGTGGGCCAGCATCAAATGTGGACTGCACAGTATTTCAAATTTAAAAAACCGCGCACTTGGCTTACATCAGGCGGATTGGGAACGATGGGATATGGACTTCCTGCTGCAATTGGTGCTAAAATGGCAAATCCAAAAAGTATTGTCGTCAATATTTCAGGAGATGGTAGTTTCCAAATGAATTGTCAGGAGATTGCGACTGCCAAGACTTACGGTGTCCCTTTTATTTCTATAGTTTTAAACAATAACAGCTATGGAATGGTAAGACAGTATCAAACTATATTTTATAAAAAGAGGTACTATGCCACTGATCTCGACTTTAATCCTGACTTTGTAAAATTAGCTGAAAGTTTAGGGGCTGAAGGGTATTATGTAGATGATGAAAAAAAATTTATTGATATTTTCAAGAAATCATTGAAATCTAAATTGCCGGTTGTCATTGAAGTTAAGATAGAAAAGGATGAGAAAGTATTCCCAATGGTTCCGGCAGGT